One Athene noctua chromosome 32, bAthNoc1.hap1.1, whole genome shotgun sequence genomic region harbors:
- the FKBP2 gene encoding peptidyl-prolyl cis-trans isomerase FKBP2 isoform X1, with protein MAAELWGWVLALALALAAEPGRKVQIGVRRRPEACGVRSRRGDLLHMHYTGQLEDGSQFDSSRSRDQPFVFSLGTGQVIKGWDQGLLGMCEGEKRKLVIPPELGYGDRGAPQKSPGGAVLIFEVELLKIERRPEL; from the exons ATGGCGgcggag CTCTGGGGGTGGGTGCTGGCGCTGGCGCTGGCGCTGGCGGCCGAGCCGGGGCGCAAGGTGCAGATCGGGGTGCGGCGGCGGCCGGAGGCCTGCGGGGTGCGCTCCCGCCGCGGGGACCTGCTCCACATGCACTACACG gggcagctgGAGGACGGTTCCCAGTTCGACAGCAGCCGCAGCCGGGACCAGCCCTTCGTCTTCTCGCTGGGCACTGGGCAGGTCATCAAGGGCTGGGACCAGGGACTGCTGGG gatgtGTGAGGGGGAGAAGCGGAAGCTGGTGATTCCTccagagctgg gctacGGGGACCGCGGGGCCCCCCAAAAATCCC CAGGGGGGGCCGTTCTCATCTTCGAGGTGGAGCTGCTGAAGATCGAGCGGCGGCCGGAgctttag
- the FKBP2 gene encoding peptidyl-prolyl cis-trans isomerase FKBP2 isoform X2, which translates to MAAELWGWVLALALALAAEPGRKVQIGVRRRPEACGVRSRRGDLLHMHYTGQLEDGSQFDSSRSRDQPFVFSLGTGQVIKGWDQGLLGMCEGEKRKLVIPPELGYGDRGAPQKSQGGPFSSSRWSC; encoded by the exons ATGGCGgcggag CTCTGGGGGTGGGTGCTGGCGCTGGCGCTGGCGCTGGCGGCCGAGCCGGGGCGCAAGGTGCAGATCGGGGTGCGGCGGCGGCCGGAGGCCTGCGGGGTGCGCTCCCGCCGCGGGGACCTGCTCCACATGCACTACACG gggcagctgGAGGACGGTTCCCAGTTCGACAGCAGCCGCAGCCGGGACCAGCCCTTCGTCTTCTCGCTGGGCACTGGGCAGGTCATCAAGGGCTGGGACCAGGGACTGCTGGG gatgtGTGAGGGGGAGAAGCGGAAGCTGGTGATTCCTccagagctgg gctacGGGGACCGCGGGGCCCCCCAAAAATCCCAG GGGGGGCCGTTCTCATCTTCGAGGTGGAGCTGCTGA
- the DNAJC4 gene encoding dnaJ homolog subfamily C member 4: protein MAARRRVPMGPWAAAPPLLPRTHPGLCTRAGPRDPYEVLGVRPDASPAEIRAAFLARCKEVHPDGDPADPSRHRRFLRLAAAYRALRPPRGDPPTHGTPPPCRGPPPRSRTPPPR, encoded by the exons ATGGCGGCGCGGCGCCGGGTTCCCATG GGGCCTtgggccgccgcccccccgctgCTGCCCCGCACCCACCCCGGGCTCTGCACGCG ggCGGGGCCGCGGGACCCCTACGAGGTTCTGGGGGTGCGGCCGGACGCCTCCCCCGCCGAGATCCGGGCCGCGTTCCTGGCCCGCTGCAAGgag GTGCACCCGGACGGGGACCCCGCGGACCCCTCCCGCCACCGGCGGTTCCTGCGGCTGGCCGCGGCGTACCGGGCGCTGCGGCCCCCCCGGGGAgacccccccacccatgggacccccccaccctgccggggaccccccccccgctcccggaCACCCCCCCCACGGTAa